A region of Homo sapiens chromosome 17, GRCh38.p14 Primary Assembly DNA encodes the following proteins:
- the SLFN13 gene encoding schlafen family member 13 isoform X1: MEANHCSLGVYPSYPDLVIDVGEVTLGEENRKKLQKTQRDQERARVIRAACALLNSGGGVIQMEMANRDERPTEMGLDLEESLRKLIQYPYLQAFFETKQHGRCFYIFVKSWSGDPFLKDGSFNSRICSLSSSLYCRSGTSVLHMNSRQAFDFLKTKERQSKYNLINEGSPPSKIMKAVYQNISESNPAYEVFQTDTIEYGEILSFPESPSIEFKQFSTKHIQQYVENIIPEYISAFANTEGGYLFIGVDDKSRKVLGCAKEQVDPDSLKNVIARAISKLPIVHFCSSKPRVEYSTKIVEVFCGKELYGYLCVIKVKAFCCVVFSEAPKSWMVREKYIRPLTTEEWVEKMMDADPEFPPDFAEAFESQLSLSDSPSLCRPVYSKKGLEHKADLQQHLFPVPPGHLECTPESLWKELSLQHEGLKELIHKQMRPFSQGIVILSRSWAVDLNLQEKPGVICDALLIAQNSTPILYTILREQDAEGQDYCTRTAFTLKQKLVNMGGYTGKVCVRAKVLCLSPESSAEALEAAVSPMDYPASYSLAGTQHMEALLQSLVIVLLGFRSLLSDQLGCEVLNLLTAQQYEIFSRSLRKNRELFVHGLPGSGKTIMAMKIMEKIRNVFHCEAHRILYVCENQPLRNFISDRNICRAETRETFLREKFEHIQHIVIDEAQNFRTEDGDWYRKAKTITQREKDCPGVLWIFLDYFQTSHLGHSGLPPLSAQYPREELTRVVRNADEIAEYIQQEMQLIIENPPINIPHGYLAILSEAKWVPGVPGNTKIIKNFTLEQIVTYVADTCRCFFERGYSPKDVAVLVSTVTEVEQYQSKLLKAMRKKMVVQLSDACDMLGVHIVLDSVRRFSGLERSIVFGIHPRTADPAILPNILICLASRAKQHLYIFL, translated from the exons ATGGAGGCAAATCACTGCTCCCTGGGTGTGTATCCATCTTACCCAGACCTGGTCATCGATGTCGGAGAAGTGACTCtgggagaagaaaacagaaaaaagctacAGAAAACTCAGAGAGACCAAGAGAGGGCGAGAGTTATACGGGCCGCGTGTGCTTTATTAAACTCAGGAGGAGGAGTGATTCAGATGGAAATGGCCAACAGGGATGAGCGTCCCACAGAGATGGGACTGGATTTAGAAGAATCCTTGAGAAAGCTTATTCAGTATCCATATTTGCAGGCTTTCTTTGAGACTAAGCAACACGGaaggtgtttttatatttttgttaaatcttGGAGTGGTGATCCTTTCCTTAAAGATGGTTCTTTCAATTCCCGCATTTGCAGCCTTAGTTCTTCATTATACTGTAGATCTGGCACCTCTGTGCTTCACATGAATTCAAGACAGGCATTCGATTTCCTGAAGACCAAGGAAAGACAGTCCAAATATAATCTGATTAATGAAGGGTCTCCACCTAGTAAAATTATGAAAGCTGTATACCAGAACATATCTGAGTCAAATCCTGCATATGAAGTTTTCCAAACTGACACTATTgaatatggtgaaatcctatctttTCCTGAGTCTCCATCCATAGAGTTTAAACAGTTCTCTACAAAACATATCCAAcaatatgtagaaaatataattCCAGAGTACATCTCTGCATTTGCAAACACTGAGGGAGGCTATCTTTTTATTGGAGTGGATGATAAGAGTAGGAAAGTCCTGGGATGTGCCAAAGAACAGGTTGACCCTGACtctttgaaaaatgtaattgcAAGAGCAATTTCTAAGTTGCCCATTGTTCATTTTTGCTCTTCAAAACCTCGGGTAGAGTACAGCACCAAAATCGTAGAAGTGTTTTGTGGGAAAGAGTTGTATGGCTATCTCTGTGTGATTAAAGTGAAGGCATTCTGTTGTGTGGTGTTCTCGGAAGCTCCCAAGTCATGGATGGTGAGGGAGAAGTACATCCGCCCCTTGACAACTGAGGAATGGGTAGAGAAAATGATGGACGCAGATCCAG AGTTTCCTCCAGACTTTGCTGAGGCCTTTGAGTCTCAGTTGAGTCTATCTGACAGTCCTTCACTTTGCAGACCAGTGTATTCTAAGAAAGGTCTGGAACACAAAGCTGATCTACAACAACATTTATTTCCAG TTCCACCAGGACATTTGGAATGTACTCCAGAGTCCCTCTGGAAGGAGCTGTCTTTACAGCATGAAGGACTAAAGGAGTTAATACACAAGCAAATGCGACCTTTCTCCCAGGGAATTGTGATCCTCTCTAGAAGCTGGGCTGTGGACCTGAACTTGCAGGAGAAGCCAGGAGTCATCTGTGATGCTCTGCTGATAGCACAGAACAGCACCCCCATTCTCTACACCATTCTCAGGGAGCAGGATGCAGAGGGCCAGGACTACTGCACTCGCACCGCCTTTACTTTGAAGCAGAAGCTAGTGAACATGGGGGGCTACACCGGGAAGGTGTGTGTCAGGGCCAAGGTCCTCTGCCTGAGTCCTGAGAGCAGCGCAGAGGCCTTGGAGGCTGCAGTGTCTCCGATGGATTACCCTGCGTCCTATAGCCTTGCAGGCACCCAGCACATGGAAGCCCTGCTGCAGTCCCTCGTGATTGTCTTACTCGGCTTCAGGTCTCTCTTGAGTGACCAGCTCGGCTGTGAGGTTTTAAATCTGCTCACAGCCCAGCAGTATGAGATATTCTCCAGAAGCCTCCGCAAGAACAGAGAGTTGTTTGTCCACGGCTTACCTGGCTCAGGGAAGACCATCATGGCCATGAAGATCATGGAGAAGATCAGGAATGTGTTTCACTGTGAGGCACACAGAATTCTCTACGTTTGTGAAAACCAGCCTCTGAGGAACTTTATCAG tGATAGAAATATCTGCCGAGCAGAGACCCGGGAAACTTTCCTAAGAGAAAAATTTGAACACATTCAACACATCGTCATTGACGAAGCTCAGAATTTCCGTACTGAAGATGGGGACTGGTATAGGAAGGCAAAAACCATCACTCAGAGAGAAAAGGATTGTCCAGGAGTTCTCTGGATCTTTCTGGACTACTTTCAGACCAGTCACTTGGGTCACAGTGGCCTTCCCCCTCTCTCAGCACAGTATCCAAGAGAAGAGCTCACCAGAGTAGTTCGCAATGCAGATGAAATAGCCGAGTACATACAACAAGAAATGCAACTAATTATAGAAAATCCTCCAATTAATATCCCCCATGGGTATCTGGCAATTCTCAGTGAAGCTAAATGGGTTCCAGGTGTTCCAGGCAACACAAAGATTATTAAAAACTTTACTTTGGAGCAAATAGTGACCTATGTGGCAGACACCTGCAGGTGCTTCTTTGAAAGGGGCTATTCTCCAAAGGATGTTGCTGTGCTTGTCAGCACCGTGACAGAAGTGGAGCAGTATCAGTCTAAGCTCTTGAAAGCAATGAGGAAGAAAATGGTGGTGCAGCTCAGTGATGCATGTGATATGTTGGGTGTGCACATTGTGTTGGACAGTGTCCGGCGATTCTCAGGCCTGGAAAGGAGCATAGTGTTTGGGATCCATCCAAGGACAGCTGACCCAGCTATCTTACCCAATATTCTGATCTGTCTGGCTTCCAGGGCAAAACAGCAcctatatatttttctgtga
- the SLFN13 gene encoding schlafen family member 13 isoform X2, whose product MVREKYIRPLTTEEWVEKMMDADPEFPPDFAEAFESQLSLSDSPSLCRPVYSKKGLEHKADLQQHLFPVPPGHLECTPESLWKELSLQHEGLKELIHKQMRPFSQGIVILSRSWAVDLNLQEKPGVICDALLIAQNSTPILYTILREQDAEGQDYCTRTAFTLKQKLVNMGGYTGKVCVRAKVLCLSPESSAEALEAAVSPMDYPASYSLAGTQHMEALLQSLVIVLLGFRSLLSDQLGCEVLNLLTAQQYEIFSRSLRKNRELFVHGLPGSGKTIMAMKIMEKIRNVFHCEAHRILYVCENQPLRNFISDRNICRAETRETFLREKFEHIQHIVIDEAQNFRTEDGDWYRKAKTITQREKDCPGVLWIFLDYFQTSHLGHSGLPPLSAQYPREELTRVVRNADEIAEYIQQEMQLIIENPPINIPHGYLAILSEAKWVPGVPGNTKIIKNFTLEQIVTYVADTCRCFFERGYSPKDVAVLVSTVTEVEQYQSKLLKAMRKKMVVQLSDACDMLGVHIVLDSVRRFSGLERSIVFGIHPRTADPAILPNILICLASRAKQHLYIFL is encoded by the exons ATGGTGAGGGAGAAGTACATCCGCCCCTTGACAACTGAGGAATGGGTAGAGAAAATGATGGACGCAGATCCAG AGTTTCCTCCAGACTTTGCTGAGGCCTTTGAGTCTCAGTTGAGTCTATCTGACAGTCCTTCACTTTGCAGACCAGTGTATTCTAAGAAAGGTCTGGAACACAAAGCTGATCTACAACAACATTTATTTCCAG TTCCACCAGGACATTTGGAATGTACTCCAGAGTCCCTCTGGAAGGAGCTGTCTTTACAGCATGAAGGACTAAAGGAGTTAATACACAAGCAAATGCGACCTTTCTCCCAGGGAATTGTGATCCTCTCTAGAAGCTGGGCTGTGGACCTGAACTTGCAGGAGAAGCCAGGAGTCATCTGTGATGCTCTGCTGATAGCACAGAACAGCACCCCCATTCTCTACACCATTCTCAGGGAGCAGGATGCAGAGGGCCAGGACTACTGCACTCGCACCGCCTTTACTTTGAAGCAGAAGCTAGTGAACATGGGGGGCTACACCGGGAAGGTGTGTGTCAGGGCCAAGGTCCTCTGCCTGAGTCCTGAGAGCAGCGCAGAGGCCTTGGAGGCTGCAGTGTCTCCGATGGATTACCCTGCGTCCTATAGCCTTGCAGGCACCCAGCACATGGAAGCCCTGCTGCAGTCCCTCGTGATTGTCTTACTCGGCTTCAGGTCTCTCTTGAGTGACCAGCTCGGCTGTGAGGTTTTAAATCTGCTCACAGCCCAGCAGTATGAGATATTCTCCAGAAGCCTCCGCAAGAACAGAGAGTTGTTTGTCCACGGCTTACCTGGCTCAGGGAAGACCATCATGGCCATGAAGATCATGGAGAAGATCAGGAATGTGTTTCACTGTGAGGCACACAGAATTCTCTACGTTTGTGAAAACCAGCCTCTGAGGAACTTTATCAG tGATAGAAATATCTGCCGAGCAGAGACCCGGGAAACTTTCCTAAGAGAAAAATTTGAACACATTCAACACATCGTCATTGACGAAGCTCAGAATTTCCGTACTGAAGATGGGGACTGGTATAGGAAGGCAAAAACCATCACTCAGAGAGAAAAGGATTGTCCAGGAGTTCTCTGGATCTTTCTGGACTACTTTCAGACCAGTCACTTGGGTCACAGTGGCCTTCCCCCTCTCTCAGCACAGTATCCAAGAGAAGAGCTCACCAGAGTAGTTCGCAATGCAGATGAAATAGCCGAGTACATACAACAAGAAATGCAACTAATTATAGAAAATCCTCCAATTAATATCCCCCATGGGTATCTGGCAATTCTCAGTGAAGCTAAATGGGTTCCAGGTGTTCCAGGCAACACAAAGATTATTAAAAACTTTACTTTGGAGCAAATAGTGACCTATGTGGCAGACACCTGCAGGTGCTTCTTTGAAAGGGGCTATTCTCCAAAGGATGTTGCTGTGCTTGTCAGCACCGTGACAGAAGTGGAGCAGTATCAGTCTAAGCTCTTGAAAGCAATGAGGAAGAAAATGGTGGTGCAGCTCAGTGATGCATGTGATATGTTGGGTGTGCACATTGTGTTGGACAGTGTCCGGCGATTCTCAGGCCTGGAAAGGAGCATAGTGTTTGGGATCCATCCAAGGACAGCTGACCCAGCTATCTTACCCAATATTCTGATCTGTCTGGCTTCCAGGGCAAAACAGCAcctatatatttttctgtga